Proteins from one Anopheles nili chromosome 2, idAnoNiliSN_F5_01, whole genome shotgun sequence genomic window:
- the LOC128721126 gene encoding LOW QUALITY PROTEIN: uncharacterized protein LOC128721126 (The sequence of the model RefSeq protein was modified relative to this genomic sequence to represent the inferred CDS: substituted 1 base at 1 genomic stop codon), whose translation MSSNIGFSFTEKFFIRLLMVCGLLPFRLNTTTNRFVESRRHFWASILLTVLYILFAPWIFWSSVSKGSHPKGSLNSYMIAVQFVFMYIVVIISRIEAVICRQMLCKLLNSLFALREQASQQSGDLKFHGRLASSLWIKVIIFDLGMMILCACFFPIHGSENTLFEQVGFALIGFINLLLVSSMNVVINFLLIVLHIALNIFSAINAHDQEHAHDLKASKNTVRLYLMHTETTVVVQSIIDVVSKPLLLLNIWYFFIIVFSVFYTYTRIVQDVQACAEGTIQNIINPISFFLSEVAQVYFMVSASTMFTHHARQIISCVSCYTGRIADYFHDQTIELLTIEYLGRDHALRVRGLFAIDNTMLFSLICFVDRCXHHELHDYFSTILSTGMNETSSYRSTLWIMYHRTIEEYSTAACIKYF comes from the exons ATGAGCTCTAACATAGGGTTCTCATTTACCGAAAAGTTTTTCATACGGCTTCTTATGGTTTGCGGACTATTACCATTTCGTTTAAATACCACAACAAATCGATTCGTGGAAAGTAGACGACATTTTTGGGCCAGTATTTTGCTGACAGTActatatattttgtttgctccatGGATATTTTGGAGTTCAGTAAGCAAAGGATCACATCCGAAGGGCTCATTGAATAGTTACATGATAGCTGTGCAGTTTGTGTTTATGTATATCGTTGTAATAATATCACGTATAGAAGCGGTGATTTGTCGTCAAATGCTATGCAAGCTATTAAATTCGCTTTTTGCTCTTCGTGAACAAGCATCACAACAGTCAGGTGATTTGAAATTCCATGGTCGTCTGGCGAGCAGCCTATGGATAAAAGTGATAATATTTGATTTGGGAATGATGATCTTATGTGCATGTTTCTTCCCTATACATGGCTCCGAAAACACATTATTTGAACAAGTGGGGTTCGCACTGATTGGGTTTATAAATCTGTTGTTAGTGAGTAGTATGAATGTCGTCATCAACTTTCTTTTGATCGTGCTGCATATCGCTTTAAACATCTTTAGTGCCATTAACGCACATGATCAAGAGCATGCGCATGATCTGAAAGCCTCAAAAAATACCGTGCGGCTGTATCTAATGCATACGGAAACGACCGTTGTCGTTCAAAGTATCATTGATGTCGTTAGCAAACCTTTGTTGCTGCTAAACATTTGGTACTTCTTCATCATTGTGTTTTCG gtttttTATACATACACCCGGATAGTTCAGGACGTTCAAGCTTGCGCGGAGGGAACTATTCAAAATATCATAAACCCAATTTCGTTCTTTTTGAGTGAGGTAGCTCAAGTTTATTTCATGGTATCTGCTTCGACAATGTTCACGCATCATGCACGGCAGATTATTTCTTGTGTTAGCTGCTACACGGGGCGGATTGCAGATTATTTCCATGATCAAACG ATTGAACTACTTACTATTGAATATCTAGGACGAGATCATGCTCTTCGCGTAAGAGGTCTGTTCGCGATAGACAATACGATGTTGTTCTCT ttaatttgttttgtaGATCGTTGCTAGCACCACGAGCTACATGATTATTTTAGTACAATATTATCTACAGGAATGAATGAGACATCTTCGTATCGTTCTACATTATGGATCATGTACCATCGTACAATCGAAGAGTATTCTACCGCCGCGTGCATTAAATAT TTCTGA
- the LOC128721127 gene encoding gustatory and pheromone receptor 32a-like, which translates to MINKIVKRLLRCQTSRNNLRRAAQRRAENAASTMLQMYMLHCKNILIEKKFMNALNFSVMMLTGWYFFMIVYSIYYTYITALETFQRSLGSNDIKEYLNPMMFVVYQCIQLYLLVLVPTVCTERAKRMIGLLNVISVSHHHCPVPERLLETLMVDCMQQNYSISNYGMYVLNRSLLFGMIATMTSYLIILIQFHIQKYE; encoded by the exons ATGATAAATAAGATTGTGAAAAGGTTGCTTCGGTGTCAAACTTCGAGAAATAACTTACGCAGAGCTGCTCAGCGAAGGGCAGAAAACGCAGCTTCCACAATGTTGCAAATGTATATGCTTCATTgtaaaaacattttaattgaaaagaaatttatGAACGCTTTAAACTTTTCTGTAATGATGCTGACTggatggtatttttttatgatagtATATTCG ATATATTACACCTATATAACTGCTTTGGAAACATTCCAAAGAAGTTTAGGATCGAATGATATTAAAGAATATTTAAATCCAATGATGTTCGTTGTATATCAATGTATACAATTGTATCTACTTGTGTTAGTTCCTACAGTATGTACGGAACGAGCCAAAAGGATGATCGGTTTATTGAACGTAATTAGCGTTAGTCACCACCATTGCCCAGTTCCAGAACGATTG CTAGAAACACTGATGGTAGACTGCATGCAGCAGAATTATTCAATAAGTAACTACGGGATGTATGTTTTGAACAGGAGTCTTTTATTTGGG ATGATAGCAACCATGACGAGTTATTTGATTATTCTTATACAGTTCCATATTCAGAAATATGAGTAA
- the LOC128731251 gene encoding uncharacterized protein LOC128731251 gives MKLLLLSAFFFLASLHAAQSLRCMQGTELVLSTDTNSDKDKEKIPEYTECGLLTTSASVAALLLLKPNTATFPSTDYKCFHMRVEESETRKATIVKGCIYKAQNVCDGQFKLNTMREVFCSQCDQDECNSAFRFASSWKVLGLSVLTIICFFFNV, from the exons ATGAAACTACTACTTTTgagcgcgtttttctttctggccAGCCTGCACG CTGCCCAATCCCTGCGCTGTATGCAAGGAACAGAACTCGTTTTATCCACGGACACAAACTCCGACAAGGACAAAGAAAAGATACCCGAATACACTGAGTGTGGTCTACTCACTACTAGCGCGTCGGTTGCAGCTTTATTGCTGTTAAAACCTAATACTGCCACTTTTCCCTCCACCGACTACAAGTGCTTTCATATGCGGGTCGAAGAATCCGAAACCAGGAAAGCCACCATTGTTAAAGGTTGCATCTACAAGGCGCAGAACGTTTGTGATGGCCAATTTAAGCTAAACACCATGCGTGAAGTGTTCTGTAGCCAATGTGATCAGGACGAGTGTAATTCGGCGTTTCGGTTCGCTTCCTCTTGGAAAGTCTTAGGCCTATCTGTTTTAACCATCATATGCTTCTTCTTCAA TGTGTAA
- the LOC128721136 gene encoding calcitonin gene-related peptide type 1 receptor translates to MLQDIAVALRAVLVNESASHLGQTPMIEEGGGTGDGRDDQIQYDRFEFESPADLMRHLYYSCMRSNATEQPWTTDGTSFCPRRFDGWLCWEPTIAGQVAENFCPKFVLGFDSRRLAYRTCHENGSWFVHPLSGREWSNYTNCIDTDDMQFRRLVNDIYIGGYTISLSTLIISLCIFLSFRTLKCTRIRIHIHLFTSLALSCLFWIFWYKFVVEDTEVVNANKEWCVALHILLHYLMLVNYFWMFCEGLHLHLVLVIVFIKDIVAMRWFVTIGWVLPMLLVGLYAMVRNTQPLDTEHCWMDESHAMWLLTVPVCFSLVASLVFLINVVRVLLTKLSSTSPHPAPLGLRKATRATLILIPLFGLQHILLPFRPDKGCQVERYYQIGAALLISLQGLCVSCLFCFANHDVIYAVQCHLSRFFPDIVTHPFLESNGGQPATQSRDVVV, encoded by the exons ATGCTACAGGACATTGCTGTTGCGCTGCGAGCTGTTCTTGTGaatg AGAGCGCGAGTCACTTAGGTCAAACACCCATGATAGAGGAAGGTGGTGGAACAGGTGATGGACGGGATGATCAAATTCAGTACGACAGGTTCGAATTCGAGAGTCCGGCGGATTTAATGCGGCATCTGTACTACAGCTGTATGCGTTCGAATGCTACCGAACAGCCCTGGACCACCGACG GCACTTCTTTTTGCCCTCGCCGCTTCGATGGATGGTTGTGCTGGGAGCCGACAATTGCAGGACAAGTGGCAGAAAATTTCTGCCCAAAATTTGTCCTTGGTTTTGACTCTCGGCGACTAGCTTATCGTAC GTGTCATGAAAACGGATCTTGGTTCGTACATCCGCTTTCGGGACGAGAATGGTCCAACTATACGAACTGCATCGACACAGATGACATGCAG TTTCGTCGGCTGGTGAACGACATTTACATTGGTGGATACACAATATCACTCTCAACGCTAATAATATCGTTATGCATATTTCTCAGTTTTCG GACGTTAAAGTGCACCCGTATACGGATACACATTCATTTATTTACCTCCTTGGCTCTGAGTTGTCTGTTCTGGATATTTTGGTATAAGTTTGTCGTCGAGGATACAGAAGTTGTGAATGCGAATAAG GAATGGTGCGTAGCGCTGCACATCCTTCTCCACTACCTGATGTTGGTTAATTACTTTTGGATGTTCTGCGAAGGACTTCACCTGCATCTGGTGCTAGTTATC GTCTTTATCAAGGATATTGTCGCAATGCGTTGGTTCGTCACGATCGGCTGGGTATTGCCGATGCTGCTGGTGGGCTTGTATGCCATGGTCCGCAACACCCAACCACTCGATACGGAGCA CTGCTGGATGGACGAAAGCCACGCCATGTGGTTGTTGACGGTTCCGGTGTGTTTTTCGCTGGTCGCCTCCCTCGTGTTTCTTATCAACGTAGTCCGAGTGCTGCTGACGAAGCTTAGCTCTACCTCTCCACATCCAGCACCGCTTGGCCTGCGAAAAGCCACTCGAGCAACGCTGATACTC ATCCCGCTCTTCGGCCTCCAGCACATCCTGTTACCCTTTCGACCGGACAAGGGATGTCAGGTGGAGCGTTACTACCAAATCGGGGCCGCTCTGCTGATCAGCCTGCAGGGCCTGTGcgtttcgtgtttgttttgtttcgccaaCCACGACGTAATCTATGCGGTGCAGTGCCACCTTAGCCGATTTTTCCCGGACATTGTGACACACCCGTTCCTTGAGAGCAACGGTGGTCAGCCAGCAACGCAAAGCCGCGATGTGGTCGTATGA
- the LOC128730976 gene encoding sarcoplasmic calcium-binding protein has protein sequence MSFAFLQSHGRKALVVMIERQFRAMSSALAIPKSSTAPVKTSEQQNFFKDIQLWNGFLTASVRQYSKKTAAPERAYNSDDESDSDDERETPRQQKRKERGNSEFWRRKMRTLHGVLDVNKDGVISYDDFMLLTEKFASLGHLDAKAKNEFRDIMRITWEQQWGEITPYNLVTVEQYLTEMHHVVNDKDLKKKVHRFLPYLYKAVDKDRSGSISLTEFKLFFRCLGLTEENAAVSFAVIDKNGDGQITLDEFVKLGKDFFVSEKESHVSRMFWGPLVDH, from the exons atgtctTTCGCATTCTTGCAAAGCCATGGCCGAAAGGCTCTGGTAGTTATGATTGAGCGCCAGTTTCGCGCTATGTCCTCAGCATTGGCCATTCCAAAGTCTTCAACAGCACCGGTGAAG ACGAGCGAGCAACAGAACTTCTTCAAGGATATCCAGCTCTGGAACGGCTTTTTGACCGCTTCGGTTCGGCAGTACTCGAAAAAAACAGCTGCCCCGGAACGCGCCTACAACAGTGACGACGAATCGGATTCGGATGACGAGCGTGAAACTCCACGTcaacaaaaacgcaaagaaCGG GGCAACTCCGAGTTCTGGCGTCGCAAAATGCGCACCCTGCACGGTGTTCTAGATGTTAACAAGGATGGTGTCATCTCGTACGACGATTTTATGCTGCTGACCGAGAAATTTGCTTCTCTGGGTCATTTGGATGCCAAGGCAAAGAACGAATTTCGTGACATTATGCGG ATTACCTGGGAGCAGCAGTGGGGAGAAATCACCCCCTACAACCTTGTTACCGTCGAGCAATACTTAACCGAAATGCACCATGTCGTGAACGATAAGGATCTCAAAAAGAAAGTGCATCGCTTTTTGCCCTACCTGTACAAG GCGGTAGACAAGGATCGGTCTGGATCGATATCACTCACGGAGTTCAAGCTGTTCTTCCGCTGCTTGGGCCTGACGGAGGAGAATGCagccgtttcgtttgcagtgATCGACAAAAACGGAGATGGACAGATTACGCTAGACGAGTTTGTGAAGCTGGGTAAGGATTTCTTTGTGAGCGAGAAGGAATCGCATGTCTCGCGAATGTTTTGGGGTCCTTTGGTTGATCACTAA
- the LOC128730975 gene encoding opsin-1-like, with product MAAFVEPHFDAWTQGSGNMSVVDKVPPEMLHMVHPHWNQFPPMNPLWHSILGFAIFMLGMISMIGNGCVMYIFTNTKSLRTPSNLLVVNLAFSDFFMMFTMGPPMVINCWHETWVFGPFACELYAMLGSLFGCASIWTMTMIAFDRYNVIVKGLAGKPMTNNGALLRIFGVWVFALFWTLAPLFGWNRYVPEGNMTACGTDYLTQTWLSRSYIIIYAIFVYWLPLLTIIYSYTFILKAVSAHEKNMREQAKKMNVASLRTQEAQNTSTEMKLAKVALVTISLWFMAWTPYLVINFTGIFKAAPISPLATIWGSLFAKANAVYNPIVYGISHPKYRAALYQKFPSLSCQDAPADDGQSVASGATQASDEKA from the coding sequence ATGGCAGCCTTCGTTGAGCCACATTTCGATGCCTGGACGCAGGGATCCGGAAACATGAGCGTGGTGGACAAGGTACCACCGGAGATGCTCCACATGGTGCATCCCCACTGGAACCAGTTCCCACCGATGAATCCGCTGTGGCACTCGATCCTGGGTTTTGCTATCTTCATGCTTGGAATGATTTCGATGATTGGTAACGGTTGTGTGATGTACATCTTCACGAACACCAAGTCACTCCGAACCCCTTCCAACCTGTTGGTGGTCAACTTGGCCTTCTCCGATTTCTTCATGATGTTTACCATGGGACCGCCGATGGTGATCAACTGCTGGCACGAGACCTGGGTGTTTGGCCCATTCGCCTGTGAGCTCTATGCCATGCTTGGATCACTGTTCGGCTGCGCCTCGATCTGGACCATGACCATGATTGCGTTTGACCGATACAACGTCATCGTCAAGGGTCTCGCGGGCAAGCCGATGACCAACAACGGAGCTCTGCTGCGAATCTTCGGTGTGTGGGTCTTTGCCCTGTTCTGGACCCTAGCCCCGCTGTTCGGATGGAACCGATACGTCCCGGAGGGCAACATGACCGCATGCGGTACCGATTACCTTACACAAACGTGGCTGAGCCGCTCGTACATCATCATCTACGCCATCTTCGTGTACTGGTTGCCTCTGTTGACCATCATCTACTCGTACACCTTCATCCTGAAGGCTGTGTCTGCCCACGAGAAGAACATGCGCGAACAGGCCAAGAAGATGAACGTCGCCTCGCTGCGCACCCAGGAAGCTCAGAACACCAGTACCGAGATGAAGCTGGCCAAGGTCGCCCTGGTCACCATCTCGCTGTGGTTCATGGCCTGGACTCCGTATCTGGTCATCAACTTCACCGGCATCTTCAAGGCTGCACCGATCAGCCCACTGGCTACCATCTGGGGCTCGCTGTTCGCCAAGGCCAACGCTGTGTACAATCCGATTGTGTACGGCATCAGCCACCCGAAGTACCGTGCTGCCCTGTACCAGAAGTTCCCGTCGCTGTCCTGCCAGGACGCGCCGGCTGATGACGGGCAATCGGTGGCTTCTGGGGCGACGCAGGCCTCCGACGAGAAAGCTTAA